From bacterium, the proteins below share one genomic window:
- a CDS encoding NTP transferase domain-containing protein: MKTAVILCAGQGRKMWPYGVTRNKAMLPVANRPLILWQVDALTAIGVEKLVLVVDYRQEQLHSLLDHDPRVTFVSAGGCKGTAPALLAAWSTLQDPSLLVCYGDILYSAEDLRALLRLHQEQRRPATALLQPLGEEKPNDWLCAQVHGDRIEQVLGHPRDSVSHRFGGVFALEKSMLPFLRANPGRMEAIQVGMMAPDEAYLEASLQIALEAEQEIGAAQAGAALQDLDKPWHLLQANYVWGRHLLQSMERSNIADSAKISKRATINGHVVIGANSEIGDGVIIEGNVWIGNNSRVVQGAILEKNVIIGDHCTVRRFAQVEEGSVIGDRCFIGHCAEVAGVLMRNVYAYHYGEFWGVLGEACDLGAATVCGNLRFDDGQTVHQVCGHRETPLLGANAAYLGDYVRTGVNAILMPGVKVGPYSVIGAGTLVNEQVPEHTLVYVQQQQIRKTWGPERYGW, from the coding sequence ATGAAAACGGCTGTCATCCTGTGCGCAGGCCAGGGGCGAAAAATGTGGCCCTATGGCGTCACCCGCAATAAAGCGATGCTGCCGGTGGCCAACCGGCCGCTGATCCTTTGGCAGGTGGATGCCCTGACGGCCATCGGTGTTGAAAAACTTGTTCTGGTGGTTGATTATCGTCAGGAACAGTTGCACAGCCTGCTGGACCATGATCCACGCGTCACCTTTGTATCCGCCGGCGGCTGCAAAGGCACAGCGCCGGCTCTTCTGGCCGCTTGGTCCACGCTGCAGGATCCCTCGTTGCTCGTCTGTTATGGCGATATCCTCTACAGCGCCGAGGACCTGCGGGCGTTGTTGCGACTGCACCAAGAGCAGCGGCGGCCGGCAACCGCGCTGCTGCAGCCCTTGGGAGAAGAAAAGCCCAATGACTGGCTGTGCGCTCAAGTGCACGGAGATCGCATCGAGCAGGTTCTCGGCCACCCGCGCGACAGCGTGTCCCACCGTTTCGGTGGAGTGTTCGCTTTGGAAAAAAGCATGCTGCCGTTCCTGCGCGCCAATCCAGGACGTATGGAAGCCATTCAAGTCGGCATGATGGCGCCGGATGAAGCGTACCTCGAAGCCTCGCTGCAAATCGCCCTGGAGGCGGAACAGGAAATCGGCGCCGCACAAGCCGGCGCCGCGTTGCAGGATCTGGACAAACCCTGGCATTTGCTGCAGGCCAATTACGTCTGGGGCCGGCATCTGCTGCAATCGATGGAACGATCGAATATAGCCGACAGCGCCAAGATATCAAAACGCGCCACGATCAACGGCCATGTGGTGATCGGCGCCAACAGCGAAATCGGCGATGGCGTGATCATCGAAGGCAACGTATGGATCGGCAACAACAGCCGGGTGGTGCAGGGCGCCATTCTGGAGAAAAACGTGATCATCGGCGATCACTGCACCGTGCGCCGGTTTGCGCAGGTCGAGGAGGGCTCGGTGATCGGCGATCGCTGCTTCATCGGCCATTGCGCTGAAGTAGCGGGAGTTCTGATGCGCAACGTCTATGCCTATCATTACGGCGAATTCTGGGGCGTCCTCGGCGAAGCCTGCGATCTCGGCGCTGCTACGGTATGCGGTAACCTGCGCTTTGACGACGGCCAGACCGTGCATCAGGTGTGCGGCCATCGCGAAACGCCTCTGCTCGGCGCCAACGCCGCCTATCTAGGCGACTATGTGCGCACCGGCGTCAACGCCATCCTGATGCCCGGCGTCAAAGTCGGTCCCTACAGCGTTATCGGCGCCGGCACTCTGGTGAACGAACAGGTGCCTGAACATACGCTGGTCTATGTCCAGCAACAGCAAATCCGCAAAACCTGGGGACCGGAACGCTATGGTTGGTGA